The proteins below are encoded in one region of Leptotrichia sp. oral taxon 218:
- the mreC gene encoding rod shape-determining protein MreC, giving the protein MKIGREFSDKKSTGRNILILIVIIIILFALKNRISSSFSFLDGISKEIDFRLVKVKSMLYTQTLKLKSRVQDISYIEEYVKNNKTRDFELQKNKVQNTELAYLKVENENLRKMLEMRQKNPAEFIAADVALVENVDYSEKFFINKGQNQGIKLNLPVMYNGYLIGKISKVDAEYSEVTLLTSKNSKLSVTLNGTNLQILRGNGNGTFSIQNFNEGSVNENTLFNVETSGVSDVFPKGIKVGTFKVTEMNAFKKIKEIRFKPEYDIFQIQNVMVYKWSKNDAIDSQIQNQVNLEKEQDSDKSHDSMQ; this is encoded by the coding sequence ATGAAAATAGGTAGAGAGTTTTCTGATAAAAAAAGCACCGGGAGGAATATTTTAATACTGATAGTCATAATAATTATACTATTTGCACTAAAAAATAGAATTTCTAGTTCATTTTCTTTTTTGGACGGAATTTCTAAAGAAATAGATTTTAGGCTTGTGAAAGTGAAAAGTATGTTATATACTCAGACTTTAAAATTAAAATCTAGAGTACAAGACATCAGTTACATTGAAGAATATGTAAAAAATAATAAGACAAGAGATTTTGAGCTACAAAAAAATAAAGTTCAAAATACAGAATTGGCATATTTAAAAGTGGAAAATGAAAATTTGAGAAAAATGCTTGAAATGCGTCAAAAAAATCCCGCTGAGTTTATAGCAGCTGATGTTGCATTAGTGGAAAATGTAGATTATTCAGAGAAGTTTTTTATCAATAAGGGACAAAATCAAGGAATAAAATTAAATTTGCCAGTTATGTACAACGGTTATTTGATTGGAAAAATTTCAAAAGTTGATGCAGAATATTCGGAAGTTACTCTTTTGACAAGTAAAAATTCAAAATTAAGTGTAACTTTAAATGGTACAAATTTACAAATTTTGCGTGGAAATGGAAATGGAACTTTTTCAATTCAAAACTTTAATGAAGGATCAGTTAATGAAAATACATTGTTTAATGTAGAAACTTCTGGAGTGAGTGATGTTTTTCCAAAAGGGATAAAAGTTGGAACATTTAAAGTGACTGAAATGAATGCATTTAAAAAGATAAAAGAAATTAGATTTAAACCAGAATATGATATTTTTCAAATTCAAAATGTAATGGTTTATAAATGGAGCAAAAATGATGCAATTGACAGCCAAATTCAAAATCAGGTAAATTTGGAAAAAGAACAGGATTCAGATAAATCTCACGATTCAATGCAATAA
- the mgtE gene encoding magnesium transporter, with the protein MKKIKRIIEDLLKEKKYFEIKKELDKLNAVEISDVINLFKLPELVIMIFRLLKKDKAADVFSYLDSEHQEMIIHASTDVETREIFDELYFDDIVDIIEEMPSDIVKKILKNTDRKDRHLINQLLKYPDNSAGSIMTTEYVDFQKNMTVQEAIGQLKKTGKDKENIYTCYVTDKKGKLEGVLSLKELISKKDNTVIENIMNTNFVSVNTHDDQEKVADLFKKYDFIVMPVVDHENRLLGIITVDDVLDVVDQEVTEDFHKMAGITSPTDDSYLKTSIFTMAKQRIGWLAVLMISDTISGNIIQGYEKVLAKSIILTAFIPMLMSSGGNVGSQSSTVVIRSLALGEISPKDAFKVIKKEFSIGIMVSIVLALLNFIRLITLEKTNFVIAFVVSLTLVFTVIVSKLVGALLPLGAKIVKADPAVMATPLITTISDAVTLVIYFNFAAMFLKL; encoded by the coding sequence ATGAAAAAAATAAAAAGAATAATTGAAGATCTTTTGAAAGAAAAAAAATATTTTGAAATAAAAAAAGAATTAGATAAATTAAATGCAGTTGAAATTTCTGATGTGATAAATTTATTTAAACTGCCAGAGCTTGTAATAATGATTTTTAGACTTTTAAAAAAAGATAAAGCGGCGGATGTGTTTTCATATTTGGATAGTGAACATCAGGAAATGATTATTCACGCTTCAACTGATGTTGAAACACGAGAAATATTTGATGAACTGTATTTTGACGATATTGTTGACATTATCGAGGAAATGCCGTCGGATATTGTAAAAAAAATCTTGAAAAATACGGATAGAAAAGATAGACATTTGATAAACCAGCTTCTAAAATATCCAGATAATTCAGCTGGAAGCATTATGACGACTGAATATGTGGATTTTCAGAAAAATATGACAGTTCAAGAGGCGATAGGACAGCTTAAAAAAACTGGGAAAGACAAGGAAAATATTTATACTTGCTATGTTACGGACAAAAAAGGGAAATTGGAAGGTGTGCTTTCACTAAAGGAATTGATTTCTAAAAAGGACAATACTGTAATTGAAAATATTATGAATACAAATTTTGTAAGTGTAAATACACATGATGATCAGGAAAAAGTTGCAGATTTATTTAAAAAGTACGATTTTATCGTTATGCCAGTTGTTGACCATGAAAATAGGCTTTTGGGAATAATTACGGTGGATGATGTTCTGGATGTTGTGGATCAGGAAGTTACGGAAGATTTTCACAAAATGGCTGGAATTACTTCACCTACCGATGATTCCTATTTAAAAACAAGCATCTTTACGATGGCAAAGCAAAGAATCGGATGGCTTGCAGTTCTTATGATTTCCGACACAATTTCTGGAAATATAATACAAGGTTATGAAAAAGTTCTGGCAAAGTCAATAATTTTAACAGCATTTATCCCAATGCTTATGTCAAGCGGAGGAAATGTTGGTTCACAATCTTCAACGGTTGTAATCCGTTCACTTGCACTTGGGGAAATTTCTCCAAAAGATGCCTTTAAAGTAATAAAAAAAGAATTTTCAATTGGAATAATGGTTTCAATAGTTTTGGCGCTGTTAAATTTTATAAGACTTATAACACTTGAAAAAACTAATTTTGTAATTGCTTTTGTCGTTTCATTGACACTTGTATTTACAGTAATTGTATCAAAACTGGTTGGAGCACTGCTTCCGCTTGGAGCAAAAATTGTGAAGGCCGATCCAGCAGTTATGGCAACACCTTTGATAACAACAATTTCAGATGCTGTGACACTTGTAATTTATTTTAATTTTGCTGCGATGTTCTTAAAACTTTAA
- the mgtE gene encoding magnesium transporter — translation MENNIIQKLIDEKKYFEIRKYLNDLNIVEVSELLNQFESSELIMIFRLLSKNRAADVFSYLDSEHQEMIIKTMTDVETKNIFDELYFDDIVDIIEEMPSNVVKKILKNTDAKDRHTINLLLKYPENSAGSIMTTEYMDLKKDMTASSAIFKIRDVMEDMANVYTCYVIDEGRRLEGVISLKELITSEDDEPIQNLMNKNVISVHVNDDQEKVAEIIKKYNLIVLPVTDDENRLLGIITIDDVMDVVEQEATEDFHRMAGISPVEESYLKTSAFTMARQRISWLIVLMISATFTGRIISKYEDVLQSVVILSSFIPMLMDTGGNAGAQSSTIVVRALALGEVDTKDTFKILKKEFLISFIVAVVLAAINFLRIITLTKTPLNVAMTVSVTLIFVVIISKIIGAFLPVIAKTFKMDPAIMAGPLITTILDALTLTIYFRFATMFLSNVIK, via the coding sequence ATGGAAAACAACATTATTCAAAAACTTATAGATGAAAAAAAATATTTTGAAATTAGAAAATATTTAAATGATTTAAACATTGTGGAAGTTTCAGAACTGCTGAATCAGTTTGAGTCTTCTGAACTAATAATGATTTTTCGGCTACTTTCTAAAAATAGGGCAGCTGATGTATTTTCGTATCTGGACAGTGAACATCAGGAAATGATTATTAAAACTATGACAGATGTGGAAACTAAAAATATATTTGATGAGCTGTATTTTGACGATATTGTCGATATTATCGAAGAAATGCCATCGAATGTAGTAAAAAAAATATTAAAGAATACTGATGCAAAAGACAGACACACAATAAATCTTTTGTTAAAATATCCTGAAAATTCAGCTGGAAGCATTATGACAACTGAATATATGGACTTAAAAAAGGATATGACAGCTTCTTCTGCAATTTTTAAAATTAGGGATGTTATGGAAGATATGGCAAATGTCTATACCTGCTATGTGATTGATGAAGGTAGGAGGCTGGAAGGAGTAATTTCCCTAAAAGAGCTTATTACGAGCGAGGATGATGAGCCAATTCAAAATCTTATGAATAAAAATGTAATAAGTGTTCATGTAAATGATGATCAGGAAAAGGTTGCAGAAATAATAAAAAAATATAATCTTATCGTACTTCCTGTGACTGATGATGAAAATAGACTTTTAGGAATCATTACGATTGATGATGTAATGGATGTTGTGGAACAGGAAGCGACAGAGGATTTTCATAGAATGGCTGGGATTTCGCCTGTGGAGGAGTCTTATTTAAAAACAAGCGCCTTTACAATGGCAAGACAAAGAATTAGCTGGCTTATTGTGCTTATGATTTCTGCTACATTTACTGGAAGAATTATAAGCAAATATGAAGATGTGCTGCAGTCTGTAGTTATACTTTCTTCATTTATTCCAATGCTGATGGACACTGGAGGAAATGCAGGCGCACAGTCTTCGACAATTGTAGTCCGTGCTTTGGCATTGGGGGAAGTTGATACAAAAGATACTTTTAAAATATTAAAAAAAGAATTTCTTATTTCATTTATAGTAGCTGTTGTTTTGGCGGCAATAAATTTTTTAAGAATTATAACTTTGACAAAAACACCTTTAAATGTTGCAATGACAGTTTCAGTAACTTTAATTTTTGTAGTTATAATTTCTAAAATAATAGGTGCTTTTTTACCAGTTATCGCTAAAACTTTTAAAATGGATCCGGCAATAATGGCAGGGCCTTTAATAACAACGATTTTAGATGCGCTTACTCTTACTATTTACTTTAGATTTGCAACTATGTTTTTAAGTAATGTTATAAAGTAA
- a CDS encoding DUF421 domain-containing protein, producing the protein MNRNKKYKRKEDDVILDFIILVAIKLTIGFIALVLFMNLNGRSQLAPTSTEDQIGNYVLGGIIGGVIYSPNISIIQFLIVLLIWGLLMTVTDFLKNTNKSVKKMIDGQVVYLIRDGKMLTENFAQATLSIPDFYTKLRTKGVTQISDIEEAFMESNGQLIVIKKGEGGYSNLLVSEGNIQEDNLKHIGKDDNWLKEELEKYNITDFSELFIVEYSGDGKLFIVKK; encoded by the coding sequence TTGAATAGAAATAAAAAATATAAAAGAAAGGAAGATGATGTAATTTTGGATTTTATAATTCTTGTTGCAATAAAACTTACAATTGGATTTATTGCATTAGTTTTATTCATGAATTTAAATGGACGAAGTCAATTGGCACCAACATCAACAGAAGATCAAATAGGTAATTATGTCCTTGGGGGAATTATCGGTGGTGTAATTTATAGTCCAAATATATCAATAATTCAATTTTTAATAGTTCTTTTAATATGGGGACTTCTAATGACAGTAACTGATTTTTTAAAAAATACAAATAAAAGCGTAAAAAAAATGATAGATGGACAAGTTGTGTACTTAATAAGAGATGGAAAAATGCTGACAGAAAATTTTGCACAAGCGACACTTTCAATTCCTGATTTTTACACAAAGTTGAGAACAAAAGGTGTTACGCAAATATCAGATATAGAAGAAGCTTTTATGGAATCAAATGGACAACTTATTGTTATAAAAAAAGGTGAAGGCGGTTATTCAAATTTATTGGTTTCTGAAGGGAATATACAAGAGGATAACTTGAAACATATTGGAAAAGATGATAATTGGTTGAAGGAAGAATTGGAAAAATATAACATTACTGATTTTAGTGAACTTTTCATTGTTGAATATAGCGGTGATGGAAAACTTTTTATTGTGAAAAAATAG
- a CDS encoding DUF3290 family protein yields MEFYNFNYLENQKFVTDKFFLVVIILVIAFILFAFWKWFKGSISLRDKQLSLLGLMFIFLFALYHYDNYRAKNNEEKVYKNSASVIKKLSEKFKVNENDIFINTPEITEDTVYKIKDKFYQIHWVGNNILVEQMTVPYVDEVKMLKE; encoded by the coding sequence ATGGAATTTTATAATTTTAATTATTTAGAAAACCAAAAATTTGTAACGGATAAATTTTTTCTTGTTGTAATTATTTTAGTAATAGCGTTTATATTATTTGCATTTTGGAAATGGTTTAAAGGAAGTATTTCGCTTAGAGATAAACAGCTTAGTTTGCTTGGATTGATGTTTATTTTCTTATTTGCATTATATCATTATGATAATTATAGAGCGAAAAATAATGAAGAAAAAGTTTATAAAAATTCAGCGAGTGTAATTAAAAAATTGTCTGAAAAGTTTAAAGTTAATGAAAATGATATTTTTATAAATACGCCTGAAATAACAGAAGATACTGTTTATAAGATAAAAGATAAATTTTACCAAATTCACTGGGTAGGAAACAATATATTAGTTGAACAAATGACAGTTCCTTATGTGGATGAAGTTAAGATGCTTAAAGAATAA
- a CDS encoding FAD-dependent oxidoreductase: protein MKKYDAIIIGFGKGGKTLAGFLAGKGQNVALVEKSDKMYGGTCINIGCIPTKKLVDSTKVLKNKGLNGIEEKERFYEESINNKNKLIGALRGKNYEMLATKENIDIYDGFGSFASKNVVNIESNGENVQIEGEKIFINTGSTTIIPGIKGLKESNHIYTSTSIMELKELPKKLTILGAGYIGLEFASMYADFGSEVTVIDLAQRLMPREDEEIADRARAIFEAKGIKFLLESKIEEIIDKNGKGYVQISQGADKSEIESDAILVAIGRKPNTEGLNLEAAGVKTDEKGAVVVDEALKTTADNIWAMGDVKGGLQFTYISLDDFRIIRDNLYSGGNRTINDRNVIPYSVFVNPPLSRVGMTESEAIAKGYEVKTGRLEAMAIPKAKIEGVTDGLLKAVIDAKTDKILGCTLLCNTSHEMINIVAAAMKAEQKYTFLKDMIFTHPTMSEALNDLFGSVK from the coding sequence ATGAAAAAATATGATGCAATAATAATTGGATTTGGAAAAGGTGGAAAAACTTTGGCAGGATTTTTGGCTGGGAAAGGTCAAAATGTGGCTTTGGTTGAGAAATCGGATAAGATGTATGGAGGAACTTGTATAAATATTGGATGTATTCCTACGAAAAAGCTTGTTGATAGTACAAAAGTTCTTAAAAATAAAGGGTTAAATGGCATTGAAGAAAAAGAAAGATTTTATGAAGAAAGTATAAATAATAAAAATAAATTGATTGGTGCATTGCGTGGAAAAAATTATGAAATGCTGGCTACAAAGGAAAATATTGATATTTATGATGGATTTGGAAGTTTTGCTTCAAAAAATGTGGTTAATATTGAAAGTAATGGGGAAAATGTTCAGATTGAAGGGGAAAAGATATTTATAAATACAGGTTCGACTACAATAATTCCTGGTATAAAAGGACTTAAAGAAAGTAATCACATTTATACAAGCACTTCAATTATGGAATTAAAGGAACTTCCTAAAAAATTGACCATTTTGGGAGCAGGGTACATTGGACTGGAATTTGCTTCGATGTATGCTGATTTTGGGTCAGAAGTTACAGTGATTGATTTGGCACAAAGACTTATGCCTAGAGAAGATGAAGAAATTGCTGATAGAGCAAGGGCTATATTTGAGGCAAAAGGGATTAAATTTTTACTGGAATCAAAAATTGAGGAAATTATTGATAAAAACGGAAAAGGATATGTGCAAATTTCACAGGGAGCAGACAAGAGCGAAATTGAATCAGACGCAATTCTTGTGGCAATTGGAAGAAAGCCTAATACAGAAGGTCTTAATTTAGAAGCGGCAGGAGTAAAAACCGACGAAAAAGGTGCGGTTGTAGTTGATGAAGCATTGAAAACAACAGCTGATAACATTTGGGCAATGGGAGATGTGAAAGGCGGACTTCAATTTACATATATTTCTCTTGATGACTTTAGAATAATAAGAGATAATCTTTATAGTGGAGGAAACAGAACGATAAACGACAGAAATGTAATTCCATACAGCGTATTTGTAAATCCGCCATTATCAAGAGTTGGAATGACTGAAAGCGAAGCGATTGCCAAAGGATATGAAGTAAAAACAGGAAGACTTGAAGCAATGGCAATTCCAAAAGCAAAAATAGAAGGTGTAACAGATGGACTGCTTAAAGCAGTTATAGATGCAAAAACAGATAAAATACTGGGATGTACTTTACTATGTAACACTTCCCACGAAATGATAAACATTGTTGCAGCGGCCATGAAAGCTGAACAAAAATACACATTCCTAAAAGATATGATATTTACTCATCCGACAATGAGCGAGGCTTTGAATGATTTATTTGGAAGTGTGAAATAA
- a CDS encoding P-loop NTPase fold protein, translating to MAYLVYKTIYHNEVKGVVPPPIVIYLILFITLFCGFIVNYIKKYKKIDTDNQDKSGLIDSRNQDLEKLKNILDNTLDSIIIDDEWGNGKTFFIKEFMRIYERNYEFIYIKAPYFQTREEFRKVFLTELNKVFIKSGIFNTSISNLTKYFGIEIKGITLNQIEKNYNETIEEIVKKMCKLDKRIVIVLDDLDRIEKGEDIQEILNFIGEINIELGKKIGLITLSSYNKLNKKIQNHTEKKEGEDYLEKYFDKKFYLQKVNGEELIEYFCKDKDLQKIIKQCEQAIQKHYLVVFNLEVEKGEQKEQKKQKETYLLKQTFRNIERLVKNISNINIDKTIENKEIYKKIFVLFEIFELLLPESWENLEIDPKIKSLLNNIFIYKDNPEINFERYYQFIDSCANEVLNYKKSKTQNYFSKYQNIKNFITGKSINNSENILIEEYLETAKIFKFSEDEKKQILDFFIRDNRISKYDFIQLYIQFELNYKLYPDDITTFIEKINNKSNNCDNSSIDKYSLITLICKFLLRLNLISLKELGEIAKLNEDNNLSKEKIFEKFNQHKNKQEIYKILEFILEIYNETSSISKYNILMYNIKLGIINFKFKNDLESLLNALKEAEKEFKGDTWHTIEKYDFIVDIEEIFNQRNPNLDSLLKEYLFRFHKNEDENTKLIEYIKTLRENNIIKANIQYIVNLNILELDWKEINPTIKEITDSLKNNNIDIEKFKKKLKEENKDKYEEWKDILNELQIK from the coding sequence TTGGCATATTTAGTATACAAAACAATATATCATAACGAAGTAAAAGGTGTTGTACCACCACCAATTGTTATTTATCTTATTCTATTTATAACTCTGTTTTGTGGTTTCATAGTAAATTATATAAAGAAATATAAAAAAATTGATACTGATAATCAAGATAAATCAGGTTTGATAGACAGTAGAAATCAAGATTTAGAAAAATTAAAGAATATTTTGGATAATACATTAGATTCCATTATTATAGATGATGAATGGGGAAATGGAAAAACATTTTTTATAAAAGAATTTATGAGAATATATGAAAGAAATTATGAATTTATTTATATAAAAGCCCCATATTTTCAAACTAGGGAAGAATTTAGGAAAGTTTTTTTGACTGAATTAAATAAAGTATTTATTAAAAGTGGAATATTTAATACATCTATTTCAAATTTAACAAAATATTTTGGTATCGAAATTAAGGGAATAACACTAAATCAAATAGAAAAAAATTATAATGAAACTATAGAAGAAATCGTAAAGAAAATGTGTAAATTAGATAAAAGAATTGTTATAGTTTTAGATGATTTAGATAGAATTGAAAAAGGAGAAGATATCCAAGAAATACTTAATTTCATTGGAGAAATAAATATTGAATTAGGTAAAAAAATAGGGCTTATTACTTTATCATCTTATAACAAATTAAACAAAAAGATACAAAACCATACAGAAAAAAAAGAAGGGGAAGATTATTTAGAAAAATATTTTGATAAAAAATTTTATCTTCAAAAAGTAAATGGAGAAGAACTAATTGAATATTTTTGTAAAGATAAAGATTTACAAAAAATTATAAAACAATGTGAACAAGCTATTCAAAAACATTATCTAGTTGTTTTCAATTTAGAAGTTGAAAAAGGAGAACAAAAGGAACAAAAAAAACAAAAGGAAACTTATCTCTTGAAGCAAACATTCCGTAATATTGAAAGACTTGTAAAAAATATAAGTAATATAAATATAGATAAGACTATTGAAAATAAAGAAATTTATAAAAAAATATTTGTATTATTTGAAATATTTGAATTATTATTACCTGAATCTTGGGAAAATTTAGAGATAGATCCTAAAATAAAATCACTTCTAAACAATATATTTATCTATAAAGATAACCCAGAAATTAATTTTGAAAGATACTATCAATTTATTGACTCATGCGCTAATGAAGTTTTAAATTATAAAAAATCTAAAACGCAAAATTATTTTTCAAAATATCAAAATATTAAAAATTTTATTACTGGAAAATCTATTAATAACAGTGAAAATATATTAATTGAAGAATATTTAGAAACTGCTAAAATTTTTAAATTTTCAGAAGATGAAAAAAAACAAATTTTAGATTTTTTTATAAGAGATAATAGAATAAGTAAATATGATTTCATTCAATTGTATATTCAATTTGAATTAAATTATAAATTATATCCAGACGATATAACAACTTTTATTGAAAAAATTAATAATAAATCAAATAATTGTGATAATTCTTCTATTGATAAATATTCATTAATTACATTGATTTGTAAATTTTTACTTAGGTTAAATCTAATTTCTCTAAAAGAGCTTGGAGAGATTGCTAAATTAAATGAGGACAATAATCTATCAAAAGAAAAAATATTTGAAAAATTTAATCAACATAAAAATAAACAAGAAATCTATAAAATTCTAGAATTTATTCTGGAAATTTATAATGAAACTTCTTCAATTTCAAAATACAACATTTTGATGTACAATATAAAACTTGGAATTATAAACTTTAAATTTAAAAATGATTTAGAATCATTACTCAATGCACTCAAAGAGGCAGAAAAAGAATTTAAAGGTGATACATGGCACACTATAGAAAAATATGATTTTATAGTTGATATAGAAGAAATTTTTAATCAAAGAAATCCAAATTTAGATAGTTTATTGAAAGAATATTTATTTCGATTCCATAAAAATGAAGATGAAAATACAAAATTGATTGAATATATTAAGACTTTAAGAGAAAATAATATCATAAAAGCAAACATCCAATATATTGTAAATTTAAATATATTGGAATTAGATTGGAAAGAAATAAATCCTACAATTAAAGAGATAACTGATAGTTTAAAAAATAATAATATTGACATAGAAAAATTCAAGAAAAAACTGAAAGAAGAAAATAAAGATAAATATGAAGAATGGAAAGACATTTTAAATGAATTACAAATTAAATAG
- a CDS encoding transposase, which yields MAKKKIDNEIFKTLIEDYNIKDTNDIKDMLKDLLSGTIQTMLEAEIEHELGYAKHSMKDKTTSNARNGHSKKTVRSEYGNIDLDIPRDRNAEFEPQIIPKYQREITGIEGQILSLYAKGMSNRDIEDHLNNLYGIDEYT from the coding sequence ATGGCTAAAAAGAAAATTGACAACGAAATTTTTAAAACACTGATTGAGGATTACAATATTAAAGATACTAATGATATTAAGGATATGCTTAAGGATTTGCTTTCGGGTACTATTCAAACTATGCTTGAAGCTGAAATTGAGCATGAACTGGGGTATGCTAAACATTCTATGAAAGATAAGACTACTTCTAATGCTAGAAATGGACATTCCAAGAAAACTGTTAGAAGTGAGTATGGCAATATTGACTTAGATATTCCTAGAGATAGAAATGCTGAGTTTGAGCCTCAAATCATCCCTAAATATCAAAGAGAAATTACTGGCATTGAAGGACAGATTCTTTCTCTTTATGCTAAAGGAATGAGCAACAGAGATATCGAGGACCATCTTAATAATCTTTATGGAATTGATGAGTATACCTAA
- a CDS encoding tetratricopeptide repeat protein: MNELIPIEDMNYLAQQSQGKINMILSGMTALMNDTEDKTEKMEKQNWFQRMVKTVTGKNRATREEIKQNHDKLNAYMSQAIAELYNRNCIDSQVMISLGTQLNELYAEHLQLKQMLGAFVVKLNEKIDSVDNFHMLNTEIEQGIYSDNEKIIAICKIMSQFDNRIMEEPRKLDILRRSMEKQEIITEDEVLLTDYLMDIMNISVDEIGKIYLELSTIRNDFFANLILGVIEDYHFLPDMQRKMMKKEKIIGNLIQREGLDDTITLSINEVYDNFINSKIEVKEGLIPIESIQNQRGNQISYNNNDNLEMKRAEQLFLNCKFEEAFELFKRLAEGGNGRAMYFLGEFYVQPYGKIKKDNEKGKEWRIKGKEAGDVLAALNVAYSLPKDSDERNRIFFELFEDVLKLAKDGDIFAQNELADMYLYGHGIEQDEEEGVKWLKKSAEAGYWRSMNSLGNVCYNQGSYEESVEWYKKSFGKGYDWGEYNLAKCYYNGNGVPQNYLKALELYKEVYDLENSASGSAANAIGIIHYNEKNDLEAIEWFKKGIEKAYNWAYYNLAECYYNGYGVKKDKNKAYELYRKAAELGIEKATFIINNWY; this comes from the coding sequence ATGAATGAGTTAATACCAATAGAAGATATGAATTATCTTGCACAACAATCACAAGGGAAAATAAACATGATTTTATCAGGAATGACAGCATTGATGAATGATACAGAAGATAAAACAGAAAAGATGGAGAAACAAAATTGGTTTCAAAGAATGGTAAAAACTGTAACAGGTAAAAATAGAGCAACAAGAGAAGAAATAAAACAGAATCATGATAAATTAAATGCCTATATGTCACAAGCAATAGCTGAATTATATAATAGAAACTGTATTGATAGTCAAGTAATGATAAGTTTAGGAACACAGTTGAATGAACTTTATGCAGAACACTTGCAATTAAAACAAATGTTGGGAGCTTTTGTAGTAAAATTAAATGAAAAAATAGACAGTGTAGATAATTTTCACATGTTAAATACTGAAATTGAACAAGGTATTTATTCTGATAATGAAAAAATAATTGCAATATGTAAAATAATGTCACAATTTGATAACAGAATAATGGAAGAACCTAGAAAACTTGATATTTTAAGAAGAAGTATGGAAAAACAGGAAATTATTACAGAAGATGAAGTTTTATTGACAGATTATTTAATGGATATTATGAATATTTCAGTAGATGAAATAGGAAAAATATATCTTGAATTATCAACAATTAGAAATGATTTCTTTGCTAATTTGATTTTAGGAGTAATTGAAGACTATCATTTTCTTCCAGATATGCAAAGAAAAATGATGAAAAAGGAAAAAATAATAGGAAACCTTATTCAAAGAGAAGGATTGGATGATACTATTACGTTATCTATAAATGAAGTTTATGATAATTTTATAAATAGTAAAATTGAAGTAAAAGAAGGATTAATACCTATTGAATCAATTCAAAATCAAAGAGGAAATCAAATAAGTTATAATAATAACGATAATTTAGAAATGAAAAGGGCAGAACAATTATTTCTTAATTGTAAATTTGAAGAAGCATTTGAATTATTTAAGAGACTTGCTGAGGGTGGTAATGGAAGAGCAATGTACTTTTTAGGTGAATTTTATGTTCAACCATATGGAAAAATAAAGAAAGATAATGAAAAAGGAAAAGAATGGAGAATAAAAGGTAAGGAAGCAGGAGATGTTTTAGCAGCTTTAAATGTAGCTTATTCTTTACCTAAAGATTCAGATGAAAGAAATAGAATTTTTTTTGAATTATTTGAGGATGTTTTAAAATTAGCTAAAGACGGAGATATTTTTGCTCAGAATGAATTGGCAGATATGTATTTGTATGGCCATGGAATAGAACAGGATGAAGAAGAAGGTGTAAAATGGTTGAAAAAATCGGCTGAGGCGGGATATTGGAGATCAATGAATAGCTTAGGAAATGTATGCTATAACCAAGGAAGTTATGAAGAATCAGTAGAATGGTATAAAAAAAGTTTTGGTAAAGGTTATGATTGGGGAGAATATAATTTAGCAAAATGTTATTATAATGGAAACGGAGTACCTCAAAATTATTTGAAAGCTTTAGAATTATACAAAGAAGTTTATGATTTAGAAAATTCTGCTTCTGGTTCAGCTGCAAATGCAATAGGAATTATACATTACAATGAAAAAAATGATTTAGAAGCTATAGAGTGGTTCAAAAAAGGAATAGAAAAAGCTTACAATTGGGCTTATTATAATTTAGCAGAATGTTATTACAATGGATATGGAGTAAAAAAAGATAAAAATAAAGCTTATGAATTATATAGAAAGGCTGCTGAGTTAGGTATTGAAAAAGCTACATTTATTATTAATAATTGGTATTAA